A window of Eriocheir sinensis breed Jianghai 21 unplaced genomic scaffold, ASM2467909v1 Scaffold1048, whole genome shotgun sequence contains these coding sequences:
- the LOC126989089 gene encoding uncharacterized protein LOC126989089 has product EIENCGFLVPETRAAQGFDNGTPQGGILSPCLFNLLMEQLVALPFREGTTLLSYADDLALVVTGRGNKLARAQEALDIITDKCEELGLKISPGKSRAMAIRDTTPAAQLRVQGVGLAWTSSFQYLGVWIDQQLSFTQQVTYLRERTLARLNVMRAMTRPWAGATFSVLRLYYLRAVRSLVDYSAPVLVGLSRHQQRRLEVVQNNAMRTMLGAPRWTSACVMQNETRLVPLTCRVDCIMACRVARVLQRDAEGVAPERLRLAMAQGVECLHNNGWLIGTTIAANTSRHAGNWLWREPDRPHPTYRPSAPWEPSAAVFTATQLPASKAQCTTAELRQHALMAMAQVTERGAAVYYTDGSVDPDSGRTGAAFVTGGRQRALQGHPKDNVGLITAILGILQSLAAQGRRVRLHWIPSHVGVRGNDAADEAAKRAAKGPTVTTPVRPSLQQAKTQAKHAAVHHAHQQLRELEGTKKQAAWDAAATAYTQLDAAYQQRRADDALLQRLRLGYCTREELYDGFDGRICEHCEERARRPLVHYLLSCPATARLRPAPAAAAHPAGDGRPLRRCEAKAALTVRHTPSQVLLEVLRAAPPPTVTNARTPHSRAT; this is encoded by the exons GGGCTTCGATAACGGGACCCCCCAGGGCGGCATACTCAGCCCGTGCCTGTTCAACCTCCTGATGGAGCAGCTGGTGGCGCTGCCCTTCCGGGAGGGCACCACTCTTCTGAGCTACGCCGACGACCTCGCCCTCGTCGTCACCGGGAGGGGCAACAAGCTCGCCAGGGCGCAGGAGGCACTTGACATCATCACCGACAAGTGCGAGGAGCTGGGGCTCAAGATCTCCCCTGGGAAGTCGCGGGCCATGGCCATCAGGGACACCACGCCGGCCGCACAGCTGCGCGTCCAGGGAGTCGGGCTGGCCTGGACGTCCTCCTTCCAGTACCTCGGGGTGTGGATAGACCAGCAGCTGTCCTTCACACAGCAGGTCACCTACCTGAGAGAAAGGACGCTGGCCCGGCTCAACGTCATGAGGGCCATGACGCGGCCGTGGGCGGGCGCCACCTTTTCCGTCCTCCGGCTGTACTACCTGCGGGCGGTGCGCTCACTGGTGGACTACAGCGCACCTGTCCTCGTAGGCCTGTCCCGGCACCAGCAGCGGCGCCTGGAGGTGGTGCAGAACAACGCCATGAGGACCATGTTGGGAGCACCGCGGTGGACCAGCGCCTGCGTGATGCAGAATGAGACCCGACTGGTGCCCCTCACCTGCAGGGTGGACTGCATCATGGCCTGCCGGGTGGCCAGAGTGCTGCAGCGCGACGCGGAGGGCGTGGCGCCGGAAAGACTCCGGTTAGCCATGGCACAGGGCGTCGAGTGCCTCCACAACAACGGATGGCTAATCGGCACCACTATTGCTGCCAACACCAGCCGGCACGCGGGTAACTGGCTGTGGCGAGAGCCGGACCGCCCGCACCCCACCTACAGGCCTTCTGCCCCCTGGGAGCCCTCTGCAGCAGTGTTCACTGCCACACAGCTGCCCGCCAGCAAGGCGCAGTGCACTACCGCGGAGCTGCGTCAGCACGCCTTGATGGCCATGGCGCAGGTCACTGAGCGGGGCGCTGCGGTGTACTACACTGACGGCTCTGTTGACCCCGACAGCGGGAGGACGGGCGCCGCCTTCGTCACTGGTGGACGGCAGCGGGC GCTTCAAGGCCACCCCAAGGACAACGTGGGCCTCATCACCGCCATCCTGGGCATCCTGCAAAGCCTTGCAGCGCAAGGCAGGCGGGTGCGGCTCCACTGGATCCCCAGCCATGTGGGAGTCAGAGGGAACGACGCCGCCGACGAGGCCGCCAAGAGGGCAGCCAAAGGCCCCACCGTCACCACACCTGTGCGGCCGAGCCTGCAACAGGCCAAGACACAGGCCAAACACGCAGcagtccaccacgcccaccagcagCTCCGAGAACTGGAGGGGACAAAGAAACAGGCAGCCTGGGACGCTGCGGCCACCGCCTACACCCAATTGGACGCCGCCTACCAGCAGCGCAGGGCAGACGACGCGTTGCTGCAGCGCCTCAGACTGGGCTACTGCACCAGGGAGGAGCTGTACGACGGCTTCGATGGGCGGATATGCGAGCATTGTGAAGAGCGCGCCCGCCGCCCCCTGGTGCACTACCTACTGTCTTGCCCAGCCACCGCGCGCCTCAGACCAGCGCCAGCGGCTGCCGCCCATCCTGCAGGAGACGGCCGGCCCCTGAGGCGGTGTGAAGCCAAGGCCGCCCTCACGGTCCGACACACCCCGTCACAGGTCCTCCTCGAGGTGCTACGGGCGGCACCCCCCCCCACGGTGACCAACGCCCGCACCCCGCACAGCCGGGCGACGTGA